A genomic segment from Modestobacter roseus encodes:
- a CDS encoding DUF6518 family protein, giving the protein MSTPSPAATPPPGASHTALDRDGGAGLPLAGDPERRPGLGTAAALGVAVLVGLLWGAATSLLQTVLPSPFAGLANAVAPWVAPAFAVGALIKRPQVAAAAGVLVCFGEVGGYYLLSLVRDFGVNPATVVLWAATGVIGGPVFGAAGWCWRHMESLRWAGLSAALLGGVFLAEGAIGYGVYLHYTGDAVVFCTIGALLAVALGATAPAARTARTPGRGIGTALAWLLVVFPLGAAGEALLHAVVT; this is encoded by the coding sequence GTGAGCACCCCCAGTCCTGCTGCGACTCCACCACCCGGCGCCTCGCACACCGCGCTCGACCGGGACGGCGGTGCCGGTCTCCCCCTCGCCGGAGATCCGGAGCGGCGACCTGGGCTGGGTACCGCGGCGGCGCTCGGCGTGGCCGTGCTGGTCGGCCTGCTGTGGGGAGCGGCGACGTCCCTCCTGCAGACGGTGCTGCCCTCGCCCTTCGCCGGGCTCGCCAACGCCGTCGCCCCCTGGGTCGCCCCCGCGTTCGCCGTCGGTGCCCTGATCAAGCGGCCGCAGGTCGCTGCCGCAGCTGGGGTCCTCGTCTGCTTCGGCGAGGTCGGCGGCTACTACCTCCTCTCCCTGGTGCGCGACTTCGGCGTCAACCCCGCCACGGTCGTGCTGTGGGCGGCCACCGGCGTGATCGGCGGACCGGTGTTCGGCGCGGCGGGCTGGTGCTGGCGTCACATGGAGTCGCTGCGCTGGGCAGGACTGAGTGCGGCACTGCTGGGTGGGGTCTTCCTCGCCGAAGGCGCCATCGGATACGGGGTCTACCTGCACTACACCGGTGACGCCGTCGTGTTCTGCACCATCGGGGCTCTGCTCGCGGTGGCCCTGGGAGCCACTGCACCGGCGGCACGCACGGCTCGAACACCTGGGCGAGGCATCGGCACCGCCCTGGCCTGGCTGCTGGTGGTCTTCCCGCTGGGTGCTGCCGGTGAGGCGCTGCTGCACGCAGTGGTGACCTGA
- a CDS encoding DUF6226 family protein — MGGRWGDEEPPAEAYSRVSDPQRFLPLLGAADDLVAGLRRRFDVMVSDEPVAGRGELSAVRLSPATGAGADLVVVRTDFPGVHLRAGRWARASFPACGCDACDEQVDDAIESLVEFVGDVAGGRFGEELTAGPGPRELHTWRAGSSSTAYLTPAEASAHGEPGRFDWAPWPEHPTGAHDRPVDSA; from the coding sequence CGAGGCGTACAGCCGGGTCAGCGACCCGCAGCGGTTCCTGCCACTGCTCGGCGCGGCCGACGACCTGGTGGCCGGTCTGCGGCGCCGGTTCGACGTCATGGTCAGCGACGAGCCCGTGGCCGGCCGCGGCGAGTTGTCTGCCGTTCGACTGAGCCCGGCTACGGGTGCCGGGGCCGATCTGGTCGTCGTCCGGACCGACTTCCCGGGCGTCCACCTCCGCGCCGGCCGCTGGGCCCGGGCCTCGTTCCCGGCATGCGGCTGCGACGCGTGCGACGAGCAGGTCGACGACGCGATCGAGAGCCTCGTGGAGTTCGTCGGCGACGTGGCCGGCGGACGGTTCGGGGAGGAGTTGACCGCCGGGCCAGGCCCCCGAGAACTCCACACCTGGCGGGCAGGGAGCAGCAGCACGGCCTACCTGACCCCCGCTGAGGCCAGCGCTCACGGCGAGCCGGGGAGGTTCGACTGGGCGCCGTGGCCGGAGCACCCGACAGGCGCGCACGATCGACCCGTCGACTCCGCCTGA